In Micromonospora sp. NBC_01813, the following are encoded in one genomic region:
- a CDS encoding sulfotransferase family protein, translating into MTEPAAPPAQPGSTMAAPDADPPARTAPIFLVGCQRSGTTFLRLVLDSHSRISCGPETRFLPDLRRIVGSDWERLSRFGFPREDWLRRIADFFGGVHADYAHGRGKARWADKTPLYAISLDFVTEVFPDAQIVHVIRDGRDVVVSHRKRFGYWSAVKCVVKWPRYIRTARAVGATLPADRYHELRYEDAVREPEKSMRALFEFLGEPWEEGVLDYVDKPHDVAGKYTTEADRRRVAAGTDSAIYRSRVGSYRRELDPFLRLLVAVFSGRMLRELDYR; encoded by the coding sequence GTGACTGAGCCCGCCGCGCCGCCCGCCCAGCCCGGATCGACGATGGCCGCGCCGGACGCCGACCCGCCGGCCCGCACCGCGCCGATCTTCCTGGTCGGATGCCAGCGGTCCGGCACCACCTTCCTACGCCTGGTGCTCGACTCGCACTCGCGGATCTCCTGCGGGCCGGAGACCCGGTTCCTGCCCGACCTGCGACGCATCGTCGGCTCCGACTGGGAACGGCTGTCCCGCTTCGGCTTCCCCCGGGAGGACTGGCTGCGGCGGATCGCCGACTTCTTCGGTGGCGTACACGCCGACTACGCCCACGGCCGGGGCAAGGCCCGCTGGGCCGACAAGACCCCGCTGTACGCGATCTCGCTGGACTTCGTCACCGAGGTGTTCCCCGACGCGCAGATCGTGCACGTCATCCGGGACGGCCGGGACGTCGTCGTCTCGCACCGCAAACGGTTCGGCTACTGGTCGGCGGTGAAGTGCGTGGTCAAATGGCCGCGCTACATCCGTACCGCCCGGGCGGTCGGCGCCACCCTGCCCGCCGACCGCTATCACGAACTGCGCTACGAGGACGCGGTACGTGAGCCGGAGAAGTCGATGCGGGCACTGTTCGAGTTCCTCGGTGAACCATGGGAGGAAGGCGTGCTCGACTACGTCGACAAGCCACACGACGTGGCCGGCAAGTACACCACCGAGGCGGACCGACGCCGCGTCGCCGCCGGCACCGACTCGGCCATCTACCGGTCCCGGGTCGGCAGCTACCGGCGCGAACTCGACCCGTTCCTGCGGCTGCTCGTCGCCGTTTTCTCCGGGCGCATGCTGCGCGAACTGGACTACCGGTGA
- a CDS encoding sulfotransferase family protein, with protein MNAPNGGQPSPAPVRVLYLAGSGRSGSTLITTILGQLDGCFAAGELRYLWQRGVLDNRPCGCGEPFDACPVWQAVLADLSVAEPPATAAGTSAPDAAGIARRLRTRLRMRDLPALLRRAATGRRAVPEHPDDRAIAGLYPAIARQAALARTGDGPVVIVDSSKLPPYGALLRDLPGIDLRVLHLVRDPRATAFSWRRRRGLDGADDQTTMSRPPVWKAALLWRVWNAATSRLFESAGPERYLRVRYEDVVAEPVGQLRRIAVFAGLDPAGLPLDPEGRVTLAPTHSVAGNPGRHRTGAVAITDDAEWLQALPARSYAVATAVTMPLSRRFGYPLRRPAGSPPPPPDPPPPSAASPVPPGRRPEPEASSVAASTRKG; from the coding sequence ATGAACGCCCCGAACGGTGGCCAGCCGTCGCCGGCACCGGTCCGGGTCCTCTATCTGGCCGGCAGCGGGCGCAGCGGCAGCACGTTGATCACCACGATCCTCGGCCAGCTCGACGGCTGCTTCGCCGCTGGCGAGCTGCGCTACCTGTGGCAGCGCGGTGTGCTCGACAACCGACCGTGCGGCTGCGGTGAGCCATTCGACGCCTGCCCCGTCTGGCAGGCGGTGCTCGCCGACCTGTCCGTCGCTGAGCCGCCCGCTACCGCCGCCGGTACGAGTGCGCCGGACGCCGCCGGTATCGCCCGACGGCTGCGTACCCGGCTGCGGATGCGCGACCTGCCGGCTCTGCTGCGCCGCGCCGCCACCGGTCGGCGAGCCGTGCCCGAGCATCCCGACGACCGGGCGATCGCCGGCCTCTACCCGGCGATCGCCCGCCAGGCGGCCCTGGCGCGCACCGGGGACGGACCGGTGGTGATCGTCGACTCGTCGAAACTTCCGCCGTACGGTGCCCTGCTGCGGGACCTGCCCGGAATCGATCTGCGGGTGCTGCACCTGGTCCGGGATCCGCGAGCCACCGCGTTCTCCTGGCGGCGTCGGCGCGGCCTCGACGGGGCCGACGACCAGACGACGATGAGCCGGCCACCGGTGTGGAAGGCGGCCTTGCTGTGGCGGGTGTGGAATGCCGCCACCAGCCGGCTGTTCGAATCCGCCGGGCCCGAGCGCTATCTCCGGGTCCGCTACGAGGACGTGGTCGCCGAGCCCGTCGGGCAGTTGCGCCGGATCGCCGTGTTCGCCGGCCTGGACCCGGCCGGGCTGCCACTGGACCCCGAGGGCCGGGTCACCCTGGCACCGACCCACTCCGTTGCCGGAAACCCGGGGCGGCACCGCACCGGGGCAGTCGCGATCACCGACGACGCCGAATGGTTGCAGGCCCTGCCGGCCCGGTCGTACGCGGTGGCCACGGCGGTGACCATGCCGCTGTCGCGCCGGTTCGGCTACCCGCTGCGCCGACCTGCCGGTTCGCCGCCGCCACCACCGGATCCGCCGCCACCATCCGCCGCATCCCCGGTGCCTCCCGGGCGGCGGCCGGAGCCCGAGGCTTCGTCCGTCGCGGCATCGACCAGGAAGGGCTGA
- a CDS encoding sugar phosphate isomerase/epimerase family protein, with product MARPITLFTGQWADLPFEEVCRLTSQWGYDGLEIACWGDHFEVDRALAEDDYVEQKRQTLAKYNLKVYAISNHLVGQAVCDHPIDERHQGILPPRIWGDGEAEGVRQRAAEEIKNTARAAAKLGVSTVVGFTGSSIWHTLAMFPPVPPEMIERGYQDFADRWNPILDVFDEVGVRFAHEVHPSEIAYDYWTTRRTLDAIGHRAAFGLNWDPSHFVWQELDPVNFILEFADRIYHVDCKDAKVRTGDGRRGRLASHLPWADLRRGWDFVSTGHGDVPWEDCFRALNAIGYDGPISVEWEDAGMDRLVGAPEALQFVRRLAFDAPSAAFDAAFSSNHD from the coding sequence ATGGCGCGACCCATCACGCTCTTCACCGGCCAGTGGGCCGACCTGCCGTTCGAGGAAGTGTGCCGGCTGACCTCGCAGTGGGGCTACGACGGGCTGGAAATCGCCTGCTGGGGCGACCATTTCGAGGTGGACCGGGCGCTGGCCGAGGACGACTACGTCGAACAGAAGCGGCAGACGCTGGCGAAGTACAACCTCAAGGTGTACGCGATCTCCAACCACCTGGTCGGTCAGGCGGTCTGTGACCACCCGATCGACGAACGGCACCAGGGCATCCTGCCGCCGCGGATCTGGGGCGACGGGGAGGCGGAAGGGGTTCGTCAGCGCGCCGCCGAGGAGATCAAGAACACCGCGCGGGCCGCGGCCAAGCTCGGTGTGTCGACCGTGGTCGGCTTCACCGGTTCGTCGATCTGGCACACCCTGGCCATGTTCCCGCCGGTGCCGCCGGAGATGATCGAACGCGGCTACCAGGACTTCGCCGACCGGTGGAACCCGATCCTGGACGTGTTCGACGAGGTCGGGGTCCGGTTCGCGCACGAGGTGCACCCGAGCGAGATCGCCTACGACTACTGGACCACCCGCCGCACCCTGGACGCGATCGGGCACCGGGCGGCTTTCGGCCTGAACTGGGACCCGTCGCACTTCGTCTGGCAGGAGCTGGACCCGGTGAACTTCATTCTGGAGTTCGCCGACCGGATCTATCACGTCGACTGCAAGGACGCGAAGGTGCGCACCGGCGACGGGCGGCGGGGTCGGCTCGCGTCGCACCTGCCCTGGGCGGATCTGCGGCGTGGCTGGGACTTCGTCTCCACCGGTCACGGCGACGTGCCGTGGGAGGACTGCTTCCGGGCGTTGAACGCGATCGGCTACGACGGGCCAATCTCAGTCGAGTGGGAAGACGCCGGGATGGACCGACTGGTCGGCGCGCCCGAGGCGCTGCAGTTCGTCCGGCGGCTCGCCTTCGACGCACCGTCAGCCGCCTTCGACGCGGCATTCTCCAGCAACCACGACTGA
- a CDS encoding sulfotransferase family protein, with translation MLSVVVGTGRCGSTLVQEILARHPASGFVSGLDDKLPRLNLAGGRNGRLYRRSVPRPAGMTSLGHSRRLLERGRLRVAPSEAYQLIDRQVMAGYSKPCRDLRADDLTPYVAQRLRDFFDRRIERQGCQVLLQHVTGWPRTGWLHAAYPDLRVINVVRDGRAVANSWLQMGWWDGWRGPDNWFLGPLPADLRAEWEEADRSFPVLAALGWKMLMAAFVEARAAHPAGQWLDVRYEDLLVAPRDEVARMLDFLGLPWSPEFGRGFDRYEFHSGRGAAYQRELSPAQLAAVDRVLEKPLAEWGY, from the coding sequence ATGCTGTCCGTCGTCGTGGGCACCGGACGGTGCGGTTCGACCCTGGTGCAGGAGATCCTGGCCCGGCATCCGGCCAGCGGTTTCGTCTCCGGGTTGGACGACAAGCTTCCCCGGCTCAATCTGGCCGGAGGCCGCAACGGGCGGCTCTACCGCCGGTCGGTGCCCAGACCCGCCGGGATGACCTCGCTCGGGCACAGCCGCCGGCTGCTGGAGCGCGGCCGGTTGCGGGTGGCGCCGTCGGAGGCGTACCAACTGATCGACCGGCAGGTGATGGCCGGCTACTCCAAGCCGTGCCGGGACCTGCGGGCCGACGACCTCACCCCGTACGTGGCGCAGCGGCTGCGGGACTTCTTCGACCGGCGCATCGAGCGGCAGGGCTGCCAGGTGCTGCTGCAGCACGTGACCGGCTGGCCTCGTACCGGCTGGTTGCATGCGGCGTACCCGGACCTACGGGTGATCAACGTGGTGCGGGACGGCCGCGCGGTCGCCAACTCGTGGCTGCAGATGGGCTGGTGGGACGGCTGGCGTGGGCCGGACAACTGGTTCCTCGGGCCGCTGCCGGCCGATCTGCGCGCCGAATGGGAGGAAGCCGACCGGTCGTTCCCGGTGCTCGCCGCGCTCGGCTGGAAGATGCTGATGGCCGCCTTCGTCGAGGCCCGCGCCGCGCATCCGGCCGGCCAGTGGCTGGACGTCCGCTACGAGGATCTGCTGGTCGCCCCCCGCGACGAGGTCGCCCGGATGCTGGACTTCCTCGGACTGCCGTGGTCACCGGAGTTCGGGCGCGGCTTCGACCGGTACGAGTTCCACAGCGGTCGGGGAGCGGCGTACCAGCGGGAACTGAGCCCGGCGCAGTTGGCCGCGGTGGACCGGGTGTTGGAGAAGCCGCTCGCCGAGTGGGGCTACTGA
- a CDS encoding QsdR family transcriptional regulator, whose amino-acid sequence MRGGSRAPGLGVAIPAPRRVVSEGTVIRGGVDYFLEHGTIDMDGLAGVLAVSRATLYRVAGSRDQLIGEVLWQLGSHRLAEACRARRRSGVDGVIEVTRHYMTGVRQSSPLRRLVIAEPEVAARVLFAEPGGVHQRFIRAQAAVIREVLGADLDQFAADPEALAYIYIGIVESAVYAEVLTGQPADLDRTEQALRALFIPTG is encoded by the coding sequence GTGCGCGGCGGCAGCCGGGCGCCTGGGCTGGGAGTCGCCATCCCCGCTCCTCGACGGGTCGTCAGCGAGGGCACGGTGATCCGTGGCGGTGTCGATTACTTTCTCGAACACGGCACCATCGACATGGACGGCCTCGCCGGGGTCTTGGCGGTCAGCCGGGCCACGCTCTATCGGGTGGCCGGCAGCCGGGACCAACTCATCGGTGAGGTGCTGTGGCAGCTCGGCAGCCACCGGCTGGCCGAGGCGTGCCGGGCGCGTCGACGTTCGGGAGTCGACGGGGTGATCGAGGTGACCCGGCACTACATGACCGGGGTGCGCCAGTCCTCACCGCTACGCCGCCTGGTGATCGCCGAGCCCGAGGTCGCCGCCCGGGTCCTGTTCGCCGAGCCTGGCGGAGTACATCAGCGGTTCATCCGCGCACAGGCAGCCGTTATCCGCGAGGTCCTCGGCGCGGATCTGGACCAGTTCGCCGCCGATCCGGAGGCCTTGGCCTATATCTACATCGGAATCGTCGAGTCCGCTGTCTACGCCGAAGTACTCACCGGACAACCGGCAGATCTGGACCGGACCGAACAGGCGCTGCGCGCGTTGTTCATTCCGACGGGCTGA
- a CDS encoding NAD(P)/FAD-dependent oxidoreductase yields the protein MVAATEVVIIGAGLAGLAAARRFEQAGLDHLLIERADRIGGRVATDTVDGFRLDRGFQVLNTAYPRLAALVDLRQLDLRTFTPAVLVRRGTGTVRLAHPLRMPFAAPGTLLAGVGTLPDRIRLGRLLAYFATADPARILARPETTALAELRRAGLSPRVIDEVLRPFLSGVLADPSLETSSHVLAMILRSFARGRIAVPAGGMAELPRAVAATLPTSRIRLDTEVLAVEPGLVRTSGADLRCRWIVIAADPPGAARLLPTLPSNPMRQLTTYYHAVARAPQAEPILLVDGDQRGIIANSVVISQAAPEYAPPGEHLVATSVVGPDPAPEPVIRTELEWLYRTSTADWRHLRTVRVAQALPAALPPRGRLRDPARVGEDIFAAGDYRDSPSIQGALASGWRAAGAVLRSRSAPIH from the coding sequence ATGGTCGCCGCCACGGAAGTCGTCATCATCGGCGCGGGGCTGGCCGGTCTAGCTGCGGCACGCCGATTCGAACAAGCCGGCCTCGATCATCTGCTGATCGAGCGGGCCGACCGAATCGGCGGCCGAGTGGCCACCGACACCGTCGACGGTTTCCGGCTGGACCGGGGCTTTCAGGTGCTCAACACGGCGTACCCGCGGCTGGCCGCACTTGTCGACCTCCGCCAACTGGACCTGCGGACCTTCACCCCAGCGGTGCTGGTCCGGCGCGGGACCGGCACCGTACGGCTGGCCCATCCGCTGCGGATGCCCTTCGCCGCGCCCGGGACGCTGCTCGCCGGGGTCGGCACCCTGCCCGACCGGATCCGACTCGGCCGGCTGCTGGCCTACTTCGCCACCGCCGATCCAGCCCGGATACTCGCTCGGCCGGAGACCACCGCCCTGGCCGAACTGCGCCGAGCCGGGCTGTCTCCGCGCGTCATCGACGAGGTGCTGCGGCCGTTCCTGTCCGGAGTGCTCGCCGATCCGTCGCTGGAAACGTCCAGCCACGTCCTGGCGATGATTCTGCGTTCGTTCGCCCGCGGCCGGATCGCCGTGCCGGCAGGCGGCATGGCGGAACTGCCCCGCGCCGTCGCCGCGACCCTGCCGACCAGCCGGATCCGCCTCGACACCGAGGTGCTCGCGGTCGAGCCCGGTCTGGTCCGCACCAGCGGCGCAGACCTGCGGTGCCGGTGGATCGTCATCGCGGCCGACCCGCCGGGCGCGGCGCGGCTGCTACCGACGCTGCCCAGCAACCCGATGCGCCAGTTGACCACGTACTACCACGCCGTGGCCCGCGCGCCACAGGCCGAGCCGATCCTGCTGGTCGACGGCGATCAGCGCGGCATCATCGCCAACAGCGTCGTGATCAGCCAGGCCGCCCCCGAGTACGCCCCGCCCGGCGAGCATCTCGTCGCCACCTCGGTGGTCGGCCCGGATCCCGCGCCGGAGCCGGTGATCCGCACCGAGCTGGAATGGCTGTACCGGACCTCGACCGCCGACTGGCGTCACCTGCGGACCGTACGGGTGGCGCAGGCCCTGCCGGCGGCCCTGCCGCCTCGGGGCCGGTTGCGCGACCCGGCCCGCGTCGGCGAGGACATCTTCGCCGCCGGCGACTACCGGGACAGCCCGTCGATCCAGGGTGCATTGGCCAGTGGCTGGCGGGCCGCCGGTGCGGTCCTGCGTAGCCGATCCGCGCCAATACACTGA
- a CDS encoding MmyB family transcriptional regulator yields the protein MLIKSPEFRRWWNSHKVHERTHGTKHMIHRAVGPITLRYEALTLPGDEDQTLFLYTADPGGPSQENLRLLGLTVSG from the coding sequence ATGTTGATCAAGAGCCCTGAGTTCCGTAGGTGGTGGAACAGCCACAAGGTGCACGAGCGCACCCACGGCACCAAGCACATGATCCACCGCGCCGTCGGGCCGATCACCTTGCGGTACGAAGCCTTGACGCTGCCCGGCGACGAGGATCAGACGCTCTTTCTCTACACCGCCGACCCGGGCGGCCCGTCACAGGAGAACCTGCGGCTGCTCGGCTTGACCGTCAGCGGGTAA
- a CDS encoding alpha/beta hydrolase family protein has translation MAGLLAAAGVTLIPNASAADNPFERGPAPSAASIAAASGPFATSQVTVSSLSASGFGGGTIYFPTSTSAGTFGGVAIAPGFTAGRSSMAWLGPRLASQGFVVFNIDTITRSDQPSSRGRQLLAALDFLVDRSSVRDRVDPDRLAVIGHSMGGGGALEAATTRPELQATIPMTPWNLTKNFSRVQVPTLVIGAENDTIASVRTHSKPFFDSFSPTLDKAYLELNGASHFAPNVPNTTIASFSISWLKRFVDNDLRYEQFLCPAPGASRQISEYQDSCPHSS, from the coding sequence ATGGCGGGGCTGCTCGCCGCGGCCGGGGTCACGCTGATCCCGAACGCAAGCGCCGCCGACAATCCCTTCGAGCGGGGGCCCGCACCCAGCGCGGCGAGCATCGCCGCAGCCAGCGGGCCGTTCGCGACGTCCCAGGTGACCGTCTCGTCGTTGAGCGCCAGCGGCTTCGGCGGCGGAACGATCTACTTCCCCACCAGCACCAGCGCGGGCACCTTCGGCGGGGTGGCGATAGCGCCCGGCTTCACGGCGGGACGATCCAGTATGGCCTGGCTGGGACCCCGGCTCGCCTCGCAGGGCTTCGTGGTCTTCAACATCGACACGATCACCCGTTCCGATCAACCTTCGAGCCGGGGCCGGCAGCTGCTGGCCGCGCTGGATTTCCTGGTCGATCGCAGTTCGGTGCGCGACCGGGTCGACCCGGACCGGTTGGCGGTGATCGGCCACTCCATGGGCGGCGGTGGCGCGCTCGAGGCGGCCACGACCCGGCCTGAACTACAGGCGACCATCCCGATGACGCCGTGGAACCTGACCAAGAACTTCTCTCGGGTCCAGGTCCCCACCCTGGTGATCGGGGCGGAGAACGACACCATCGCTTCCGTACGGACGCATTCCAAGCCGTTCTTCGACAGCTTCTCGCCAACTCTCGACAAGGCGTACCTCGAGTTGAACGGTGCCAGCCACTTCGCGCCCAACGTACCGAACACCACCATCGCGTCGTTCAGCATCTCGTGGCTCAAGCGCTTCGTCGACAACGACCTACGGTACGAACAGTTCCTCTGCCCGGCACCGGGAGCCAGCCGGCAGATCTCCGAGTACCAGGACAGCTGCCCGCACTCGTCCTGA
- a CDS encoding glycosyltransferase yields MNKFLYRRGGAEGYLLDLADLQRAGGDEVAYFGMTHPDNDNPLPYAAHFPPHVELEPAPRGLRPRIAAAGRMIWSPASRRGLARVIEDFGPDIIHLHNIYHQLSPSVLAAARDTGVPCVLTMHDYKLACPSYQLLDQGKVCQACVGGGPLHAARRRCKDGSVSASTLLAVETWLHRQLRMYDPVGVFVSPSRFLADVMRRAGVYPDRLQVINHFVDTSAVAVKESPGGGVVFAGRISPEKGVDVLVEAVAQLPRQVPVHVAGDGPALPAVRALAERVAPGRVRFHGRLDKTRLHELIRSSAVVAVPSRWHENQPMAVLEAFACGVPVVGTDLGGLPELISPGVDGEVVAAGDPAALGAALGKLVADPDRAYAMGGSAREKIDRDFTPELHLSRLREAYLAAALTAPAGGRR; encoded by the coding sequence GTGAACAAATTTCTGTACCGTCGCGGTGGTGCGGAGGGCTATCTACTCGATCTCGCCGATCTGCAACGTGCCGGTGGCGACGAGGTGGCCTATTTCGGGATGACTCACCCGGACAATGACAATCCACTGCCGTACGCCGCGCATTTTCCGCCGCACGTCGAGCTGGAACCGGCACCGCGCGGCCTGCGCCCCCGGATCGCCGCCGCCGGCCGAATGATCTGGTCGCCGGCGAGCCGACGCGGCCTCGCCCGGGTCATCGAGGACTTCGGACCCGACATCATCCATCTGCACAACATCTACCACCAGTTGTCCCCGTCGGTGCTGGCGGCGGCCCGCGACACCGGCGTGCCGTGCGTGCTGACGATGCACGACTACAAGCTGGCCTGTCCCAGCTACCAGCTGCTCGACCAGGGCAAGGTCTGTCAGGCGTGCGTCGGTGGCGGCCCGCTACACGCCGCGCGGCGCAGGTGCAAGGACGGATCGGTATCCGCCAGTACGCTACTCGCGGTGGAGACCTGGTTACACCGACAGTTACGGATGTACGACCCGGTCGGGGTGTTCGTCAGTCCCAGCCGGTTCCTCGCCGACGTGATGCGCCGGGCCGGGGTCTACCCGGACCGACTGCAGGTGATCAACCACTTCGTCGACACCTCGGCGGTCGCCGTCAAGGAATCGCCGGGTGGCGGTGTCGTCTTCGCCGGCCGGATCTCACCCGAGAAGGGAGTGGACGTGCTGGTCGAAGCGGTCGCGCAGCTGCCCCGGCAGGTGCCCGTCCACGTCGCGGGCGACGGCCCGGCGCTGCCCGCGGTGCGCGCCCTCGCCGAGCGGGTCGCACCCGGCCGGGTGCGGTTCCACGGCCGGCTGGACAAGACCCGGCTGCACGAGCTGATCCGCTCGTCTGCGGTGGTCGCGGTGCCGTCGCGATGGCACGAGAACCAGCCGATGGCGGTGCTGGAGGCGTTCGCCTGCGGTGTGCCGGTCGTCGGCACCGACCTCGGCGGGCTACCCGAACTGATCAGCCCGGGGGTCGACGGCGAGGTGGTCGCGGCCGGCGACCCGGCGGCGCTCGGCGCCGCGCTCGGCAAGCTCGTCGCGGATCCCGACCGGGCGTACGCAATGGGCGGCTCCGCCCGGGAGAAGATCGACCGCGACTTCACCCCGGAGCTGCACCTGAGCCGGCTGCGGGAGGCCTACCTCGCCGCCGCGTTGACCGCACCGGCCGGCGGCCGGCGATGA
- a CDS encoding DUF559 domain-containing protein: protein MNEVLDALCRRSDGVLIRSRALQMVPRWVLDDAVRAGRLRRVLPGVYVVADLIDDNRGGASPIQLLGPRSRRRAVLAYADGRAAFSHTTALELWGLRRQPTDEALHLTEPFGAGMRGRAGLTVHHRQPFAIGPPQVVVRGGEPVVRLERALVESWPLLPAADRPAPLIRAVNDRWTNAGRISAALDELPRLTDRAALRTLLAKLAAGCRSQLEIWGHDHVFVGGGMPDFQRQYPVRVDGGRTCYLDVYAERERVDFELDGAASHGSPAQREVDLRRDALLATVGIQVVRFAHRRLVYEPEQVRREVLTILDRRRNR, encoded by the coding sequence ATGAACGAGGTGCTCGACGCGTTGTGCCGGCGCAGCGATGGGGTGCTGATCCGTAGCCGGGCGCTCCAGATGGTGCCCCGTTGGGTGCTGGACGACGCGGTACGCGCCGGTCGACTGCGGCGCGTGTTGCCAGGCGTCTACGTCGTAGCCGACCTGATCGACGACAACCGTGGTGGAGCGTCGCCGATCCAACTTCTTGGCCCGCGGTCGCGACGGCGTGCGGTGCTGGCCTACGCCGACGGACGGGCCGCGTTCAGCCACACCACCGCACTCGAGCTCTGGGGGCTGCGCCGGCAACCCACTGACGAGGCACTGCATCTGACGGAGCCGTTCGGTGCGGGCATGCGCGGCCGGGCCGGCCTGACGGTGCACCATCGACAACCGTTCGCCATCGGTCCGCCGCAGGTGGTGGTACGCGGCGGAGAACCGGTGGTACGGCTGGAGCGGGCGCTGGTCGAGTCCTGGCCGCTGCTGCCAGCCGCCGACCGGCCGGCTCCGCTGATCCGGGCGGTCAACGACCGGTGGACGAACGCGGGCCGGATCAGCGCAGCCCTCGACGAACTGCCGCGACTCACCGACCGGGCCGCGTTGCGGACACTGCTGGCGAAGCTGGCCGCCGGCTGCCGCAGCCAGCTGGAGATCTGGGGCCACGATCACGTCTTCGTTGGCGGCGGCATGCCCGACTTCCAGCGGCAGTATCCGGTCCGGGTCGACGGCGGCCGCACCTGCTACCTGGACGTGTACGCCGAGCGGGAACGGGTCGACTTCGAGCTCGACGGGGCGGCATCGCACGGCAGCCCCGCCCAGCGTGAGGTCGACCTGCGGCGCGACGCGCTGCTGGCGACCGTCGGCATCCAGGTGGTGCGGTTCGCACACCGTCGTCTGGTGTACGAACCGGAGCAGGTCCGCCGCGAGGTTCTGACGATCCTCGACCGACGCCGAAACAGGTGA